A single Candidatus Micrarchaeia archaeon DNA region contains:
- a CDS encoding archease produces MAFKILEHTADVGIIAEGPTFEKALEETAQGMFSLMGKSRPKESIEISTERERKDDLVVFLLSEILARCESENFLPCRMKVLEYRGGKMRVQVLGEYKTLKNIIKAVTFHMLEVKNEKSSWRIQVLFDI; encoded by the coding sequence ATGGCATTCAAAATCCTCGAGCACACCGCCGATGTCGGGATAATAGCCGAAGGCCCGACTTTCGAAAAGGCGCTCGAGGAAACCGCGCAGGGCATGTTCTCCCTGATGGGCAAGTCCAGGCCGAAGGAGAGCATCGAAATCTCGACGGAAAGGGAGCGCAAAGACGATTTAGTGGTGTTCCTTCTTTCGGAAATACTTGCACGGTGCGAATCCGAGAACTTCCTCCCGTGCAGGATGAAGGTCCTTGAATACCGCGGCGGCAAAATGCGCGTCCAGGTCCTGGGGGAATACAAAACGCTTAAAAACATAATAAAAGCAGTCACCTTTCATATGCTCGAAGTGAAGAATGAAAAAAGCTCCTGGAGAATCCAGGTGCTCTTCGACATCTGA